A genomic segment from Vicugna pacos chromosome 17, VicPac4, whole genome shotgun sequence encodes:
- the LOC116279245 gene encoding E3 ubiquitin-protein ligase HERC2-like, producing MRLLIPTGWEWSDWSSELYIPGDALTWKFISDGSVNGWGWHFIVYPITVAMGPKDLLFDHCILSCPSVDFVTCLLDFRLNLASNRSTVPCLAASLVACVQLSASEFYRQRSRRPGGRPSRGSAEAV from the exons GCTGGGAGTGGTCCGACTGGTCCAGTGAGCTGTACATCCCAGGGGATGCATTAACGTGGAAGTTCATCAGCGATGGGTCTGTGAATGGGTGGGGCTGGCACTTCATCGTCTACCCCATCACAGTGGCCATGG GACCTAAAGACCTCCTTTTCGATCACTGCATCCTCTCCTGTCCATCAGTGGACTTCGTGACGTGTCTCTTAGACTTTCGACTCAACCTTGCCTCAAACAGAAGCACCGTCCCCTGCCTGGCAGCGTCTCTGGTGGCCTGCGTACAGCTGAGTGCCTCAG AGTTTTACAGGCAGCGATCCCGCCGCCCTGGTGGAAGGCCTTCCAGAGGCTCTGCAGAGGCAGTTTGA